In the genome of Leptotrichia sp. HSP-536, the window ACTTTTTTGTTTGATTTTTGCATGCACAAAGGAAAATATTGAAACAGACTTTTCTCAAATTGAAAAAAATGACAAAACGATAGCTATTGCATCATTTAATGCTCTTCGACTTGGAGAAAAACAGAAGGATTATAAGGCATTTTCAAAAATTCTAGCAAATTTTGACTTGATTGGGCTGGAAGAAGTTATGAATGAAAAAGGGGTGAAAAAGGTTCAGGCATATTTACAAAAATTAACGAAAGAAAAATGGGATTATATAATTTCAGAAGACTCTGTTGGAAGTGAAAATTACAGGGAATATTATGCTTTTATTTATAGGCGTGATAAATTTTTAGAAGCGAAAGGACTTGGATTTTATAAGGAAAAGGATGAAAATGAGTTTATGCGTGAACCTTATGGAGCTTATTTTAAGGCAGAAAATTTTGATTTTGTCTATATAATCGCTCATTCAGTTTTTGGAGACAAAGAAAAGCAGAGACTACTGGAAGCGGCAAATTATGTGAATGTTTATGAATATTTTTCAAAACTGACTAATGAAGATGATATAATTATCGCAGGGGATTTTAATACAGCAGCAGACAATATGGCATTTAAAAATCTTTCTGATAAATACAACGTTTCCTATATTTTAGAGCCAAATGAGAATTTAACAACACTTTCAGACAATAAACTGGTAAGCTCATACGACAACTTTTTTATCAATTTAAAAAAGACAAAAGAATTTACTGGAAATTCTGGCGTTTATAACTTTATAAAAAATAATAATTATGCTATAATAAAAAAATATGTATCAGACCATTTGCCAATTTTTTCAGAATACTCGATAACAGAAGATTTAGATTGAATATTTTAAAAATCGGCAGATAATTTATTTTTTAGAAAGGGGATTAATGGAAAAGAAAAATTTAGATAAAAAACTGGTTTATAAGAAAGTGCTTACTATTGGACTCCCTGTAGCGATAGAAAATATGATTTATGCGCTTATGAACTTTATTGATATGTTTATGGTTGGAACTGAAAATGTGGCACTTGGGCTAGGAACTGTTGCAGTTGCGGGACTGGGATTTGCAAATCAGATGTTTATGATTTTTATGACATCACTTTTTGGAATGAATAGCGGTGGTGGAATTTTAGCGGCACAGTATTTTGGAAATAAAGATTATAAAAATTTGAAAAAATGTCTTGGAATAACGATAATTATAGGATTTTTATTTTCACTTTTATTCCTGTTTGCTGGACTATTCACACCAGAACTAGTAATTTCAATATTTACGAAAGATAAAAAAGTTATAAAGATAGGAGCAGAATATTTAAAAATTGTAGCTTGGACTTATCCACTAGTAGGAATTGGATTTGCCTTTAATATGGAACTTCGTGCAATCGGAAAAACAAAATATTCCTTTTATTCAAGTCTCATCGGACTTTTAATAAATGCCACTATAAATTATACACTAATTTTTGGGCATTTTGGATTTCCCGCAATGGGAGTACGTGGAGCAGCAATTGCTACTGTTATTGCAAGAATTATAAGCACAGGTTATATTATTTTCATAATTTACAAATTAAAATTACCAATTGCTGGAAAAATAAATGAATTATTTGATTTATCTTTAGAATTTTTTATAAAAGTTATGAAAATATCACTTCCTGTATTTATTCACGAAATACTATGGGTACTGGGAGCAAGCATGTATGTTGTAATTTTTGGAAGAATGGGAACCGATTTTGCAGCCTCTGTTCAAATTGTAAAATCTATAAGCAGCCTTGTATTAACGTTATTATTTGGTCTTTCAAGTGCAACAGCGGCTATAATTGGAAATGAAATTGGAGCAGGGAGAGAAGAAAAAGCCTACGATTATTCAATAATTCTTATAAAAGTAGCTATTATTTGCGGAATCCTTATTGGAATTTTTGTATTCCTTTTCAGCCCGATATTATTAACACTGATGAAAGTTAATCCACGAATTTACCCATTAACGCGAGAAATTATAGCAGCAGAAGTATTTGTAATTTTCATAAAAGCAATAAGTTTGCAATTATTAGTTGGAATACTACGTTCAGGAGGAGACACGCTTTGGACAATGTTTGTAGATTTAATACCCCTCTGGTTTATCGCAATTCCAATTACATTTTTTGCTGGACTGCATTTAGGATTGCCAGTAGCATTTGTGTATTTAATTTCCTGCAGTGATGAAGTTATAAAAATAATTCCATGCTTAAAAAGATTAAAAAGTAAAAAATGGATAAATAATCTGGTAAACTAAGAGAATTTTTTATATTAAATAAACCTAAAAATTAAATAAAGTATAACTTTTATATCTAATTTTAAAGTGATTTTACTGTAAAAATTTCTAATAATAGACAGTAAACATTAAATTAATATGATTAACTAATAATTCTCAAACCAAATTAAATAATATATTACTGGAAATATATGAGAGAATATGGCAATATAAATTAATTTAACTTTTTAAATTAATAAGTTTTTCCAGCTAGCAGTTATAGAAAGGTAATATTGATAAATGAATTTTAAAAACAAAATTATAAACAAAAGAAATCTCATAATGAGTATCCTAGTATTAAATATTTCCTGTTCAACAATAAAGACACCTCCATTAGGAGTCGATTATGAAAGTCCTTTAAAAAGCAGTAACAATGTCGAGTTTCACTATGATTTAACATATCTTGACAAAAATGGGAATATTCGTTACGATAGACAGATTTTGGATGCAAGCTATAAAATTGTAGATGAGGCAAAAGACTACTTGATTGTAGAAATGTTTTTGTTTAATGACATTTATAATAAAGATAAGGAAAGTTATCCTGCATTTGCGAAAGAATATACAAGGCGGCTTGTTAAAAAGAAAATGGAAAATCCAAATTTAAAAGTATATGTTCTGCTGGATGAAAATAACAATTTATATGGCGCATTTGAACATCCTTTCATTACACAAATGAAAAATGCTGGAATTGATATTATATTAGTTGATATTTTCAAATTAAAGGACACATTCCCTTGGTATTCGCCAATCTGGAGAACATTGATAAAACCTTCGGGAAATCCACAAAATAAAGGATGGATTGGTAATTTTTATGGTCCAATGTGGCCAAAACTAACATTAAGAAATTTATTAAGGGCATTAAATGTAAAAGCGGATCATAGAAAAATATTTTTAAATGAAGAAAATGTTATGGTTTCTAGCGCAAATATCCATGACCAAAGTTATTTTCACGAAAATATAGCAATATCAGCAGATGGTGAAATAAAAGATGAAGTTTTGCGAGGATTACAGCTAGTAGCTAATTTTTCAAACGGCAAAATTGATATTTCCAATAATGCTATCGAAAAAAATAATAAAAACATAGATTTTGGAAACTTAAGTAAAAATGAGAAAAATGAAAAAACAAATTCTCACAGCAATACAACCGAAATTGAGCAGCAAGTAAAGGAAATTGAAAAAGAAAAAGTTAGATTTGTAGAAAAGGAAACCGAAAGATTTGCTAAAACTGGAGAACTTCCCAATAAAAATTCAGATTTAAATAGGGAAAATTCTTCTAAAAATGAAAATAATTTAAAAAATGGAGATACCATAACTAAATTTGATGATGAAAATAACAAATATCAGCTGCAGTTTGTGACAGAAGCAAAAATTGGAGAACATTTAGACAAAGATATTGACAACGCAAGAGCTGGTGATGAAATTCTTATGGGAATGTATTTTCTTGCCGATAAAGGAATTATAAGCAGACTGATAAAGGCTGCAAACCGTGGCGTAAAAATACGTATTATCTTTGATAGAAGCCGGGATGCTTTTGGAATGAGTACTAATGGGCTTCCAAATAAGCCTGTTTCTAAAAAATTAAAGAAAAAAACTAAAAATAAAATAGAAATCAAATGGTACTTTACCAATAATGAACAATATCACACAAAGATAACACTAATTAAAAAAACAGACGGAAATGTTATAATACATGCAGGTTCTGCAAATTTAATCAAAAAAAATATACGCGGTTATATAATGGATGCTAATTTTAGAATTCTAACAAATAAAGATTCAAAATTAACAAAAGATATTTATTCGTATTTTGATAGATTGTGGGAAAATAAAGATGGATTATTTACAATAAATTTTGATGATGAGCCAACTACAAAAGCCAGTACAGATTTTATGTATAAAATATTAGATGCAACGCAGTTAGGATCATTTTAGAAAAATACACTACAACCGTTTTAAATAAAAAAATCTACTAAAATAAAGATTATAAAAGAGAGGATTAACAACACAATGAAAAGAAAAGCAATGCTTGTAATAGTAATTTTAGCTATTGGAATGATGTCAGTTTCTTGTTTTAAAAAGAAAAAAGATACTAAAAAAAACACCCAAACACAACAGGAGCAAAAAACAATTAATACAGACATTTTTAACCTTGGAGAACAATCCCAAGGGAACTCTAACATCCAAAATTTGACACCAGAAGAACAACAAAATCTAATTAATAATCAAATTGACCCTCAAAAAGTCTCAGAAGCACTTACAAAAGCTCAAAATGGAGACAAGGAATCAATTATGTCGCTTGCACAGCTTTATTATAATATGAAAAATTTTGATAAAGTAAAACAAATTTTGCAATATGGTGTAGACAGAAATTATCCTGAAGCAATTTATAATCTTGCTGTACTTTTAAAACAAGAAGGAAATACGGCAGAAGCTGAAAAGTTAATGGCGAAGCTTCCAAGAACTGCACGAGCAACGGCAGGAAGACAACAGATGCAAATGAGACAAATAAGAATGAGACCAGGCGCTGAAGCATATAACAGAGGTGTAGACTTAATAAAAGCAAAACGATATAACGAAGCAAAAGCTGAATTTGAAAAAGCTTATAATGCAGGAATAAAAGAAGCTGATGTCCGTATCGCGCTTTTGAACAAGCAATTAAAAAATAATGATGATGCTGTAAAATGGTTTCAAAAAGCTGCAAAACGTGGCATAAAAGAAGCTAATTATGAAATTGGAGCGATTTTATACGAAGGAGGAAAACAGTCAGAATCACGTCCATATTTAGTAAAATCATATAATTCAGGAAATAAGGCAATGGCTATGCCGATTGCAATGTCATATCATCAGCAAAATAATATGGCAGAAGCTCTAAAATGGTACAAAATCGCCGCTAAAAATGGAGACAAAAATGCTGCAGCCGCTGTTGAAAAAATTGAAAAAGGCGGAGCTATTAACAGTAGTAATAACAATAAAAAAGATAATGATAAACAGCAAGTAAAACCGATTTTAAGAAATAACGATTCTTCTCCAAGTTTAACAGAAAGCACTCTTGATAGTATTAGAAGCAAAAATAAAGCTGAAGAAGAAACAAAAATTATTGAAAAACAAATCGAAAATCAGCATCAAGAAAAATCTCAAAGTGTTGATGATATCATGAAAAGAAAACAGGAAGAATATAAATAATTTTATTGACATTTTAAAAAAAATAGGATATACTGTTTCTATATTAGATTACTAAGTTAGTAAACTTATATTTAAAACAATGTTAATATGCATCTTAAACCAAAAACAATTTAATAATAAACTTATCAAGAGAGATATTAGGGACCGGCCCGTTTTAAGTATCCAGCAACCTGTATTAACAAGGTGCTAATTCCGGCATGTGAATGCGAAGATAAGAATTTTTATTCTCTTCCTAGCAGGAAGAGTTTTTTATTATTAACACCATATGATTTAAGACATCAAACAGGAACTAGAAAAATTAGGAGGAAATAAAATGACTAAGAAAATTTACTTTACATCGGAATTTGTATCACCTGGACATCCAGATAAAATCTGTGATCAAATTTCAGATTCAATATTAGATGCCTGCCTTGCAGATGATGAAAATTCAAGAGTAGCATGTGAAACATTTGCAACTACTGGACTTGTAGTTGTTGGAGGAGAAATTACTACTAAAACTTATGTAGATGTACAAAAAATAGTAAGAGATAAAATTTCAGAAATTGGATATAGACCTGGAATGGGATTTGATTCTGACTGTGGCGTGTTAAATACTATTCATTCTCAGTCGCCTGATATTTCAATGGGAGTTGATACAGGAGGAGCTGGAGATCAAGGTATTATGTTTGGAGGGGCAGTTAATGAAACCGAAGAATTAATGCCTTTGGCACTTGTATTGTCGCGTGGAATTATTCAAAAATTAACTGAAATCACAAGAAATGGAACGCTTTCTTGGGCAAGACCAGATGCGAAGGCTCAAGTTACATTGGCTTATGACGAAAATGGAAGCTTATTGAATGTTGATACAGTTGTTTTGTCTGTGCAGCATGATGAAGATGTTACAAACGGACAAATTGTAGAGGAACTAAAAGAGCTTGTAATAAAACCTGTGTTAGAAAAATATGACTTGAATATTGAAAATGTGAGAAAATTCCATATTAATCCAACAGGAAGATTTGTAATCGGAGGTCCTCACGGAGATTCTGGATTAACTGGAAGAAAAATTATAATTGACACTTATGGAGGGTATTTTAGACACGGTGGTGGAGCATTTTCTGGAAAAGACCCATCAAAAGTTGACAGATCGGCAGCTTATGCAGCCAGATGGATTGCCAAAAATATTGTTTCAGCAGGATTTGCCACAAAATGTGAAGTTCAATTATCGTATGCAATCGGTGTTGCAGAACCTGTATCAATTCGTGTAGAAACATTTGGGACTGGGACAGTTGAAGAAACAAGAATTGAAGAAGCTGTTGAAAAATTATTTGACTTGACACCAAATGGAATTGAAAAATCTTTAAACTTAAGAAAACCTTCATTTAGATATCAGGATTTAGCAGCTTTCGGACATATAGGAAGAACTGATATTGATTTACCTTGGGAAAGACTAGATAAAGTTGAAAGATTAAAAAAAGAATTGGAAGAATAAAAAAGACTATCTTAATTAAATAGATTATAAATAGAAATCCTAGATAAAAAACTCATATTTTAATCGGACGAAGTTGTCTTTGAATAAAATATTGTGTACAGCAAACTGCATCTCAAACCCTGGATACAAGATAGAAGATGCAGTTTTTTTGATTGTGCTTGAAAATTCACAATCCATGTTATTTTTAACATTTTTCTTAATTTTAAAAATTAAATAAAATTGATATTTGTTATTTTCACTTTTGAAAAAACTTAATAAAAATTTATTATCTTGATATTTTTTATATGAAATTTATTTAAAATTAAATATTTTTAAATTTTGTATTCTATTAATTATCATTAAAACCAAACTTCTGTTTGAATTCCGAATAATACTCCTTGGCTATGACTCTTACCATCTAAATCTTTTCTTATATTTTTCTTATCTCCAAAACCATGTCCATAAGTTACAAATGCTCTTAGTTCAGGACGTCCCCAGAAGTTTTCAGTATCAAGTTTTAGAGTAGGTGCCACCGTTAATTTGAATAACCCACTGTTATAATCTGTTTTCCCTTGATGAACTTTAACATAATCAATTCCTGTTTCATATTGCATAGCAAAATAATTTGTTATAGGATTAGTAGCTCGCACTCCTGCTGTTATCCAGTGCTGACTTAAATTTTTAGTTCCCAAGAAATTTTTATCGTATCTATACCCTAATTCAGGCATAATTTGCCAGCTATCTGAAAGATTAGACTGTCCATATGTGATTAAATTTAAAGAAACAGCATCTTTTCTGTTATTCCCTGACCATGAAGATGCTCTTCCTAATCCATTTGCAGCTCCAAGTCCTACTCCACTTTGCAATACAATTTTAGAAGACCCATTATCATTAAGTCCATAGAACCCTGGTAAACTATAGCTAACTGATCCTTGTGTACCCCATCTAGCTGTATGTTTATCTTTAGTAGCAGAATCTGGTCTCATTGCATGTCCTGCTAATTCAAATGTCCAAGGACCTGTCGAATATTTACTATGTAGTGTATACTCTGGATGAACTCCGGAATCTGTTGCTACTATAGCCACATCAGCTGTTCCCGAACCAAGTTTTATATTTTGAATCCCTGCTCCTGTTCCTGAAAAATCTTTAATATAGTAGTCATTTATATGTATATCTTCTCTAGCATAATATCTTTTTCCAGCCCAATATGTAACTCCATCATTTGGCGTTATATCAACATAAAATTGTCTAGTTTTAAATGAATCGTTTTCAGCACCATTACCTCCTCTTCCTGCGGTCCATGTATTGTATTCATTTCCTGAACCTGATTTTGTTGAAAACATATAGTGAACTGAACCTTGAGATCCATTTATATCAAACTTTTTCACTAATTCCATTTCTGCATATGTGTCATCCTCATTACCAAGTCTATATTTAGAGGTGAAATCTCCTGCTTCCACTTGAAATGCCTTTCCTTTTTCTCCCTGTTGATCTATAAGAAAACCTGCTCTTCCATACCCGTGGAATTCAAACCCATCAGTTATGCTTGCCATATTAAACGATGATGAGGCACGTTTTTCAGATGCTTGTTTTACTAGTTCTTGCTTCGTTTCCTTTAATTCTTTCTCCAGTCTCTCAACTCTTTCTTCCAGCGTTTCCGCATTTGCAAATGTACATGCTAGTAGAAACGCTGTTAATGCTAAAAGCCATTTTTTTTTCATGATAAATCCTCCAAATATTTTTATTTTTATTTATTAACTTTAAAGTTAATTTACAAAATAAACTAAGTATTTGTACTTTTATAAATTTAAAATTCCTTTCCAATATTTATAAATAATACTTTTTTTATTCTTTATGCACTAAGTATACCTTAATTTTTTCTATTGTCAATACTTATACGTAAATCTTTTTTAAAAAATTATAATTTTATAATCAAATATTACTAGAATATATCTGAAAACTCAAAAGTAATAATATTTTTAATAATTATTAAATAATACTCTTATTCTAAACCTCTATTTGAAAAAAAGAAATAATTTCCTATTTGCTTTCTGACAAGGAGTTTTGACCCTTACTAAACGGAATTATAAAAACTCCATTATTTTAATGGGGTATAATTAATTAGTTGATACCATTACTCTGATACAACAAAAGAAAACTTAAAAGGATTGACTCCTGCTCTATACAGAAACCAATCCTTGTTAGTTTGTTAATTTTAATTTTATATCCAACTTTTCGAGAGTTGATTCATTTATGCTTTTTCAGCCATCATATCCTTAACTTTCATAAGTCTTGTGATACTTGATCTTTCATTTTCATCAAGTTTCATTTGAATATAACGGATTGTTTCTTCAAGCTGTGGAATTGTCATATATTCCAATGCATTTACACGCCGTCTTGTTTTTTCGACTTCATCTGCCATAAGCTGACATGCCTTTTCGATTTCTGCCAGTTCCAGCAAGTCTTTCATTACTCGATTCAAGCCATCAACAGCATCATCCAAATCAGCAGATGTTTGAGCATATCCGTAAGGATAAGATACTTCTGCATTTTCCATATCTCTATTAAAAGTCATTGTTGGCACAATTACGCTCATTACATTTTTAGTTTTTATATCTGCTAAAAGTTTATCTTCCGAATATGCAATAGCATTTTCTAGCATTTCATCAGACATTACCCCTCTTGCAAGTAAAAAATCCTTAAATGAATTTTGCAATTTCCCTTCCACTTCCTCACGTAATTTTCTATTCTGTTTTATTAAAATAATAAATTGTCGCATAAGTTCGTCTTGCTTGTCCTTTAACAGTTTATGTCCACTTTTAGCAGTTTTTAGACGTATCTTTAAACGGCTCAGCTCCATTCTTGTAGGATTTACATTTAATCTTGCCATAGTTATTCATCTCCTGCAGGCAAATATTTTTCCAAATATTCGTCTCTAATTCTTTTCAACTCTGTTCTTGGTAATATTTTTAGTAAATCCCATCCTAAATTTAAAGTATCTTCAATAGTTCTGTTATTGTCAAACCCTTGAGCCACATATTGTTCTTCAAATGCAGTTGTAAATTTAACAAACGCCTTATCAGTTTCAGATAATGCTGATTCTCCCAAGATTACCGCTAGTTCCTTTGCTTCCTTACCAGTCGCATAAGCCGCAAATAATTGGTTCATCGTATCCGCATGATCTTCTCTAGTTTTTCCTTTTCCAATCCCTTTATCCTTCAGTCTTGAAAGTGACGGCAAAACATTTATTGGAGGCATTAAGTTCTGTTTGTATAAATCTCTTGACAAGATTATTTGCCCCTCTGTAATATATCCAGTCAAATCTGGAATTGGGTGAGTTTTATCATCTTCAGGCATTGTCAAAATTGGTATTTGCGTAATTGATCCTTCACGCCCTTTAATTCTTCCTGCTCTTTCGTAAATTGTAGATAAGTCAGTATACAAGTATCCAGGATATCCTCTTCTTCCAGGAACTTCTTTTCTTGCTGCCGAAACTTCCCTTAACGCTTCACAATAATTAGTCAAGTCAGTCAAAATTACAAGTACATGCATTCCTTTTTCAAATGCCAAGTATTCTGCACAAGTAAGTGCCATTTTTGGTGTAGACAGACGTTCAATTGCAGGATCGTTAGCCAAATTCATAAACAATACTGCCCTATCTATTGCTCCAGTTTTTATAAAGTCTTCCGTAAACGTCTGAGCCTCTTCAAATGTAATTCCAATCGCTCCAAATACTACCGCAAATTTTGAATCTGTTCCCAAAACTTTTGCCTGTCTTGCGATTTGAAGCGCCAGTTCTGCATGTGGAAGCCCTGAACCAGAGAAAATTGGTAATTTTTGCCCTCTAACAAGGGTATTTAAGCCGTCAATCGCAGAAACTCCTGTTTGAATAAATTCTGACGGATAATCACGCGCAACTGGATTTATAGCCGTTCCATTTATATCCAATGTCTTTTCAGGAATTATTTTTGGTCCATTATCTTTTGGCCGTCCCAATCCATCAAATACACGCCCTATCATATCTTCTGATACTCCAAGCGATAAAGGTCTACCCAAAAATCTTACTTTTGAATCCTTTAAATTAATTCCAGCCGAATTTTCAAATAACTGTACTACTGCTTTATCGCCATTTACTTCAAGCACACGTCCACGACGAAGTTCCCCATTTTGTGTTTCAATTTCAACAAGTTCCTCATATTTTATTCCTTCAACACCTTCAACAACCATCAATGGTCCTACTATTTCCTTGATAGTTTTGTATTCCTTAAGCATTTGCTACACCTCCTTTATTTACAAGTTCATCAATTTCTTTTTCCAATTCTTTTGCTATTTCTTCAATTTTTCCTAACTCTGCCTCAGGTAAATATTTTGCTCTTGCAATTCTTTCTCTTACAGGCATTGCAACGATTTCATTTAAATAAGCTCCATTTTCAAGTCCTCTTAATCCCTCGTCATAGAATTTTAATACTATATCAAGCATTTTATCCTGTTTTTCAAGCGAAGTATAAGTATCTGACTCCATAAATGCATTTTGCTGCAAGTAATCTTCCCTTATAGATTTTGCAATTTCCAGTTTAAGCTGATCTTTTTCTGACAAAGTATCCTTACCAACCAGTCTAACTATTTCCTGTAGACTGTTTTCTTCTTGTAATAATGAAATTGCACGTGCTCTATTTTTAGAAAATTCAGGCCCTACATTCTGATTCATCCAATTATCAACTTTAGCTTGATACAATGAGTATGAATTTAACCAGTTAATTGCTGGGAAGTGACGTCTATACGCCAGATTTGCATCTAATCCCCAGAATACCTTAACAATACGAAGTGTAGCCTGAGATACTGGCTCTGAAATATCTCCACCTGGAGGAGAAACAGCTCCGATAACTGTTAATGCCCCTTCTCTTCCATCTTTCCCTAGACAGATTACTTTTCCTGCCCTTTCATAAAACTCTGCAGCTCTTGAACCTAGATAAGCTGGATATCCTTCATCTCCTGGCATTTCTTCAAGCCGTCCAGACATTTCCCTAAGCGCTTCTGCCCATCTTGAAGTAGAATCCGCCATTATTGCCACCGAATATCCCATATCCCTAAAATATTCTGCAATTGTAATTCCAGTATAAATACTAGCTTCTCTGGCTGCAACTGGCATATTTGAAGTATTTGCTATAAGTACAGTTCTTTTCATTAGTGATTGTCCTGTTTTTGGATCGATTATTTCTGGAAATTCCATAAGAACGTCTGTCATCTCATTTCCACGCTCTCCACATCCTACGTACACTATAATTTCAGCATCTGCCCATTTAGCCATTTGGTGCTGCACAACGGTTTTTCCAGATCCAAAAGGTCCTGGTACACATGCAGTTCCACCTTTTGTTACAGGAAAGAATGTATCAATTACTCTTTGCCCTGTAATCAATGGTGCTTC includes:
- a CDS encoding MATE family efflux transporter; translated protein: MEKKNLDKKLVYKKVLTIGLPVAIENMIYALMNFIDMFMVGTENVALGLGTVAVAGLGFANQMFMIFMTSLFGMNSGGGILAAQYFGNKDYKNLKKCLGITIIIGFLFSLLFLFAGLFTPELVISIFTKDKKVIKIGAEYLKIVAWTYPLVGIGFAFNMELRAIGKTKYSFYSSLIGLLINATINYTLIFGHFGFPAMGVRGAAIATVIARIISTGYIIFIIYKLKLPIAGKINELFDLSLEFFIKVMKISLPVFIHEILWVLGASMYVVIFGRMGTDFAASVQIVKSISSLVLTLLFGLSSATAAIIGNEIGAGREEKAYDYSIILIKVAIICGILIGIFVFLFSPILLTLMKVNPRIYPLTREIIAAEVFVIFIKAISLQLLVGILRSGGDTLWTMFVDLIPLWFIAIPITFFAGLHLGLPVAFVYLISCSDEVIKIIPCLKRLKSKKWINNLVN
- a CDS encoding carbohydrate porin, whose protein sequence is MKKKWLLALTAFLLACTFANAETLEERVERLEKELKETKQELVKQASEKRASSSFNMASITDGFEFHGYGRAGFLIDQQGEKGKAFQVEAGDFTSKYRLGNEDDTYAEMELVKKFDINGSQGSVHYMFSTKSGSGNEYNTWTAGRGGNGAENDSFKTRQFYVDITPNDGVTYWAGKRYYAREDIHINDYYIKDFSGTGAGIQNIKLGSGTADVAIVATDSGVHPEYTLHSKYSTGPWTFELAGHAMRPDSATKDKHTARWGTQGSVSYSLPGFYGLNDNGSSKIVLQSGVGLGAANGLGRASSWSGNNRKDAVSLNLITYGQSNLSDSWQIMPELGYRYDKNFLGTKNLSQHWITAGVRATNPITNYFAMQYETGIDYVKVHQGKTDYNSGLFKLTVAPTLKLDTENFWGRPELRAFVTYGHGFGDKKNIRKDLDGKSHSQGVLFGIQTEVWF
- a CDS encoding V-type ATP synthase subunit B, whose protein sequence is MLKEYKTIKEIVGPLMVVEGVEGIKYEELVEIETQNGELRRGRVLEVNGDKAVVQLFENSAGINLKDSKVRFLGRPLSLGVSEDMIGRVFDGLGRPKDNGPKIIPEKTLDINGTAINPVARDYPSEFIQTGVSAIDGLNTLVRGQKLPIFSGSGLPHAELALQIARQAKVLGTDSKFAVVFGAIGITFEEAQTFTEDFIKTGAIDRAVLFMNLANDPAIERLSTPKMALTCAEYLAFEKGMHVLVILTDLTNYCEALREVSAARKEVPGRRGYPGYLYTDLSTIYERAGRIKGREGSITQIPILTMPEDDKTHPIPDLTGYITEGQIILSRDLYKQNLMPPINVLPSLSRLKDKGIGKGKTREDHADTMNQLFAAYATGKEAKELAVILGESALSETDKAFVKFTTAFEEQYVAQGFDNNRTIEDTLNLGWDLLKILPRTELKRIRDEYLEKYLPAGDE
- a CDS encoding tetratricopeptide repeat protein: MKRKAMLVIVILAIGMMSVSCFKKKKDTKKNTQTQQEQKTINTDIFNLGEQSQGNSNIQNLTPEEQQNLINNQIDPQKVSEALTKAQNGDKESIMSLAQLYYNMKNFDKVKQILQYGVDRNYPEAIYNLAVLLKQEGNTAEAEKLMAKLPRTARATAGRQQMQMRQIRMRPGAEAYNRGVDLIKAKRYNEAKAEFEKAYNAGIKEADVRIALLNKQLKNNDDAVKWFQKAAKRGIKEANYEIGAILYEGGKQSESRPYLVKSYNSGNKAMAMPIAMSYHQQNNMAEALKWYKIAAKNGDKNAAAAVEKIEKGGAINSSNNNKKDNDKQQVKPILRNNDSSPSLTESTLDSIRSKNKAEEETKIIEKQIENQHQEKSQSVDDIMKRKQEEYK
- the metK gene encoding methionine adenosyltransferase translates to MTKKIYFTSEFVSPGHPDKICDQISDSILDACLADDENSRVACETFATTGLVVVGGEITTKTYVDVQKIVRDKISEIGYRPGMGFDSDCGVLNTIHSQSPDISMGVDTGGAGDQGIMFGGAVNETEELMPLALVLSRGIIQKLTEITRNGTLSWARPDAKAQVTLAYDENGSLLNVDTVVLSVQHDEDVTNGQIVEELKELVIKPVLEKYDLNIENVRKFHINPTGRFVIGGPHGDSGLTGRKIIIDTYGGYFRHGGGAFSGKDPSKVDRSAAYAARWIAKNIVSAGFATKCEVQLSYAIGVAEPVSIRVETFGTGTVEETRIEEAVEKLFDLTPNGIEKSLNLRKPSFRYQDLAAFGHIGRTDIDLPWERLDKVERLKKELEE
- a CDS encoding V-type ATP synthase subunit D, yielding MARLNVNPTRMELSRLKIRLKTAKSGHKLLKDKQDELMRQFIILIKQNRKLREEVEGKLQNSFKDFLLARGVMSDEMLENAIAYSEDKLLADIKTKNVMSVIVPTMTFNRDMENAEVSYPYGYAQTSADLDDAVDGLNRVMKDLLELAEIEKACQLMADEVEKTRRRVNALEYMTIPQLEETIRYIQMKLDENERSSITRLMKVKDMMAEKA
- a CDS encoding phospholipase D family protein; translation: MNFKNKIINKRNLIMSILVLNISCSTIKTPPLGVDYESPLKSSNNVEFHYDLTYLDKNGNIRYDRQILDASYKIVDEAKDYLIVEMFLFNDIYNKDKESYPAFAKEYTRRLVKKKMENPNLKVYVLLDENNNLYGAFEHPFITQMKNAGIDIILVDIFKLKDTFPWYSPIWRTLIKPSGNPQNKGWIGNFYGPMWPKLTLRNLLRALNVKADHRKIFLNEENVMVSSANIHDQSYFHENIAISADGEIKDEVLRGLQLVANFSNGKIDISNNAIEKNNKNIDFGNLSKNEKNEKTNSHSNTTEIEQQVKEIEKEKVRFVEKETERFAKTGELPNKNSDLNRENSSKNENNLKNGDTITKFDDENNKYQLQFVTEAKIGEHLDKDIDNARAGDEILMGMYFLADKGIISRLIKAANRGVKIRIIFDRSRDAFGMSTNGLPNKPVSKKLKKKTKNKIEIKWYFTNNEQYHTKITLIKKTDGNVIIHAGSANLIKKNIRGYIMDANFRILTNKDSKLTKDIYSYFDRLWENKDGLFTINFDDEPTTKASTDFMYKILDATQLGSF
- a CDS encoding endonuclease/exonuclease/phosphatase family protein, producing MKNLKMKILALLFCLIFACTKENIETDFSQIEKNDKTIAIASFNALRLGEKQKDYKAFSKILANFDLIGLEEVMNEKGVKKVQAYLQKLTKEKWDYIISEDSVGSENYREYYAFIYRRDKFLEAKGLGFYKEKDENEFMREPYGAYFKAENFDFVYIIAHSVFGDKEKQRLLEAANYVNVYEYFSKLTNEDDIIIAGDFNTAADNMAFKNLSDKYNVSYILEPNENLTTLSDNKLVSSYDNFFINLKKTKEFTGNSGVYNFIKNNNYAIIKKYVSDHLPIFSEYSITEDLD